The following is a genomic window from Staphylococcus capitis subsp. capitis.
ATATTATTGATAATCATTTGTTGTGGTATGTTACCAATTATTATTAGCTTGAATGAGAAAAAGAAAAAATAGGCGATATCAACCATAACCTAAAAAATCCCCTCACTATCTCGAGTAGTGAGGGGATTGGTGCATATTATTTACGAAACTCTTGTTAATTAAATTATCACACTAAAATATGTAGAAATGCATAGTATATTAATTAATTATTTTTTATTTAAAGCTTGCTTTCATTAGATGTTATTATTTTATGAAGGAGGATTGAGATGATTACTATACTGATTATATATTTACTACTTAATTTGTTACCTGCTATATATTTTGGAATAAAATACTTTAAATTGAAGAATAAAAAAGCCTCAGATAAAGAATTTAAAAATCTTTCTAAATCAATGATGAGAGCAGAAAGTATCATTATTCCAATTTCAGTATTATTAATGTTATTACTATATTTTATTAAATAAAAAGTTGTCTGATCATTAGATATTAATAAACTGCATACAAATAAGAAATTAACACTTCGTTCAGTCTACCCTCTACATAAAAAACGTTCCTTATTTAAGGAACGTTTACTCTTTCGTTTCTGGTTCATACGCTTCGATAATTCTTTTCAACATCTTTTCAATGTAATTTTCATCTAATGAGTCGGGTTTGATTAATATATTGAAGTAAATAGGCGAGAAGATAAGATCTATAAATAAGTCTTGCTCTTCATCTTTAATATGCTTGCTGATAATCTTTTTTAATGTTCTTCGATTACTATTAAAATAATCTGTCATAAACGTTTCTCGTGCTTCGATCTGTTGATGACTGATTAAAATTTCAATCACTGCACTACCTAATTTCGTCTTATAAATATCTTTGATTTTCACTAAAAAATGATACAAATCTTCATATAAATTGTCGCTCTCATGGATAAATATCTTTTGTGATTGTTCAACAAACATATCCATAATAATTGACGATTTATCTTTCCATCTGCGATAAATCGTCGCTTTAGAGATACCAGTATTTTCCGAAATCTGATCAATTGTTATGTCTCTAAAATGTATTGTTTCTAATAAACGGTTAATTTCTTCATAAATTTTCTTATTTATTGTTGGATCTTTCGGTCTTCCAGCCATGTTTAACCCTTCTTTTATGCGTAATAAATTCAACAATTTCAAATATAACTACTGCACTTACAAACCATACAATAAATCCACCAATAATACTAACTAACCACATTTGTGTTGATTGTAAAAGTCCCCAAGTAGCTAAAATACTAAATAATACGCCTATCATACCAAAGACTGCGCCTCTACTCACATGCATTGCCATCTTATCACCAAATTGCATGCCTGTGATAAACATTGAAACTAAGAACACTGCTGGAAAAGTTGCAAAGATACCTCCGAACTCTTTCCAAGGTAATACCATTGAAACAATGTAACTCACTAATACTGCTAATCCACCAACGAGAAATTTTATTAATACTAATTTCATTATTACAATGCCTCCATCATTAAATGTGTCTAACTACAAATATTGCTATAGAAATGACAAGCCAACATACAATTGAAAATATAGTCCCACTCTTGTAATTTCTTTTACCTATAAATAGTGAGGTAAAGAATACAGTAACTATACAAGATATAATTCCTACAATCGCACCTGTACTAAGATGTATAGACATTTGAATCAATTGTTGACCTCGATGATCTATAGCTAAAGCAATCACTGCAGCAAGGTAGACTGCCGGCATAGTGGCTATAATACCACCTAACTTACCACCGACTTTATCTGCCATAACTGATGCGAGCGCAACTGCAAGACCACCTATTACAAAATGGAGAATAGCACTTGAAATCGATATACCAAACACAATAACCCTTCTTATCAATTTTAATTATTAAACGAAACGTTTCGTTTACTTTTAGTGTAAATCGATTATAGTGCGTTGTAAACATTTCCACTAAAATACCTAATTTTCTAAAAATACCAATAGTATGTGTTTCACGTAAAACAATTATTAAAGTTTTTACATTATCTAAAATAACTTATTTATAGTTTAGTTTGTCGCTTGATAATTTTATGTTAAAGTTTTTATAAAATCATTTTCTAATTAAGTGAGGTTAGACATTCATGTACAAAAATTTAATCTTTGATTTCGATGGTACAATTGCAGATTCTAAAGAATGTAGTATAGTTGCTACTCAAAAATCTTTTAAAGAAAGAGGGCTAGAAGAACCGACAGTAAATCTGATTGAGTATTATATGGGAATACCAATAGAAAAGTCATTCAGTTTAATGAGTTCCGTTGATTTAGATGACCATCAGTTAGAAGCGCTTATCAAAACCTTTAGGCAAAATTATAAAGAGGTTGAATCATCTTATTTAAAACTTTATAAACATATGACTGAACAACTCCAATCACTCTCAAAAGATAAACAGTTATTTGTAGTATCAAGTAAGAAAACAGATGTGCTCATTCGTAACTTAGAGATCTTAGACATAGATCACTTATTTACAGAAGTAATAGGGTCAGACAAAGTTAATCACTATAAACCTTCACCTGATGGCATCAACTATATCTTGAATAAATACCAATTAGAAAATGAAGAAACTATTTATATCGGGGACGCTATATTTGATATGCAAATGGCAAATAGCGCAAAAGTGGCATCATGTGCAGTCACTTGGGGTACACACAGTATTGAGGAGTTAAAATCTGAGAATCCAACATATATCATTCATGAGGTAACTGAATTAAATTTCTAATCTTTTTTAAATTCTCGAAAATTCAATTAACGTCCCTTCATCAAACATATAAAGGAGTATATCACTTTGAGTAAAAAAGTTTTAATTACAGGTGCAAATAAAGGTATAGGCTTCGAAACAGCAAGACAACTCGGACAGCAAGGTTGGTATATTTTACTCGGAGCTAGAAATGAGCAAAGAGGAATGGAAGCAGTTAATACGCTTCAACGAGAAGGAATTAACGTAGAATGGGTTAGAATAGATTTAAATCACGCTGAAACAATAGATTCAGCTGCACAATACATTAGAGCACATCACAGTGATATTAACGTCTTGATTAATAATGCAGGTGTTTCAGGAAATATGCAGGCTAAGCCATTAGATGTGGATGTTGATGAGTTAAGATCTTTAACAGAGGTTAATTTCTTCGGTAATTTCCAAATGATTAAATCTTTCACATCAATCTTAGCCCGTAATAAAGGTAGAATAGTGAATTTAACCATCCCTTTGAAACCATCAAGTTTCTTCGAACCATTTAGTTACATTGCAACGAAAGCACCACTTAACTCAATGATTAAGCTCTTTGCAAGACAATTCAAGAAAAGTAAAATACCAGTCGAAATTTTCGGTATTATGCCAGGTGGAGTGACGACTGATTTAAACAATCATCAAAAAGGTCTACTCATGCGTACCGTCAGTGAAGCTGCCCAATCCATTGTAAAAGTGGTCACAGACAACCGTAATCACAATGGTAAAATCTTACTTAGAGTCACGCCTTTTAAACTATTTAAAAAGTAAATACTTTCAATAAAAAAACGAGTTAGTGCAACAATATACTGCAT
Proteins encoded in this region:
- a CDS encoding TetR/AcrR family transcriptional regulator → MAGRPKDPTINKKIYEEINRLLETIHFRDITIDQISENTGISKATIYRRWKDKSSIIMDMFVEQSQKIFIHESDNLYEDLYHFLVKIKDIYKTKLGSAVIEILISHQQIEARETFMTDYFNSNRRTLKKIISKHIKDEEQDLFIDLIFSPIYFNILIKPDSLDENYIEKMLKRIIEAYEPETKE
- a CDS encoding DUF3147 family protein yields the protein MKLVLIKFLVGGLAVLVSYIVSMVLPWKEFGGIFATFPAVFLVSMFITGMQFGDKMAMHVSRGAVFGMIGVLFSILATWGLLQSTQMWLVSIIGGFIVWFVSAVVIFEIVEFITHKRRVKHGWKTERSNNK
- a CDS encoding DUF3147 family protein is translated as MFGISISSAILHFVIGGLAVALASVMADKVGGKLGGIIATMPAVYLAAVIALAIDHRGQQLIQMSIHLSTGAIVGIISCIVTVFFTSLFIGKRNYKSGTIFSIVCWLVISIAIFVVRHI
- a CDS encoding HAD family hydrolase; the encoded protein is MYKNLIFDFDGTIADSKECSIVATQKSFKERGLEEPTVNLIEYYMGIPIEKSFSLMSSVDLDDHQLEALIKTFRQNYKEVESSYLKLYKHMTEQLQSLSKDKQLFVVSSKKTDVLIRNLEILDIDHLFTEVIGSDKVNHYKPSPDGINYILNKYQLENEETIYIGDAIFDMQMANSAKVASCAVTWGTHSIEELKSENPTYIIHEVTELNF
- a CDS encoding SDR family NAD(P)-dependent oxidoreductase; translated protein: MSKKVLITGANKGIGFETARQLGQQGWYILLGARNEQRGMEAVNTLQREGINVEWVRIDLNHAETIDSAAQYIRAHHSDINVLINNAGVSGNMQAKPLDVDVDELRSLTEVNFFGNFQMIKSFTSILARNKGRIVNLTIPLKPSSFFEPFSYIATKAPLNSMIKLFARQFKKSKIPVEIFGIMPGGVTTDLNNHQKGLLMRTVSEAAQSIVKVVTDNRNHNGKILLRVTPFKLFKK